The Cherax quadricarinatus isolate ZL_2023a chromosome 20, ASM3850222v1, whole genome shotgun sequence genomic interval GTGACCTTTTTTTTTACCAAGAAGTATGCAGTCTTCTGCCTTCGTGAGCTACGATCACCAGTGCACAAATTTTCTTACTAGTTACCTAATCTTAGTATTTATCGAAGCTTCATACTTGAACGTTATTTGGCCATATGAAAATATAATATAACTGGACATTTGTTTCCAGCACAATACAGAAAGAAAACATGCAACATTTTTTAGCACAAACATAATTATAGCTAAAGGTTACATTTACACCGCAAGTTTTATATTTGCAAAGCGAACGTATAATTTGGAACAAATGTTtaacaaatgcaacagaaacgtAACGTTAGCAAAAcgaaaagatattttttttcattacaaGAATCACCTTTGCCGAAGGGAATGACACGCTCGTCCTTACGAAATGAACCATCATGGTTGATGAAACGCTCTGGGCGGAAGGTTTCCGGGTCACCCCAGTAACCTGGGTCCATATGAACGCTGTACAAGTTGTTCAACACTACCGTCCCGGCTTGGATCCTGAAGCCCTGTGAATAATCACAATGATATCAGATGTGTACTTGCATTAAGATTTATTGTATACTGGTAGAGCATTTTCTCTGAAATCTCAGTGATGTCATTACTAGTTAAAGATTACTGTAGGCAGAGTAATGTCACTGTGGAGACAGTATGGTCAGTATGGAGACAGTGAGGTCaatgtggaggtagagtgaggtcACTGTGAAGACAGTAAACTCACTGTGAAGGCATAGTGAGGTCACAGTGGAGAGTGAGGTCGCTGTAGAGACAGTGAGGTAATTGTGGAGACAATAAGGTAAGTGTGGAGACAGTGAGGTCACTGTAAAGACAGTGAGGTCACTACGGAGACAGTGACCTCACTGAAGAGGCAGTGAGGGcactgaggagacagtgaggTCACTGTGGAAGCAGTGAGGTACTCTGGAGACAGTGAAGAAACAGAATTAGGCTGTGAAGACAATATGGTCACTGTAAAGGTAGAGTGAGGCCACTCTAGAGATAGAATGAGGTCACTTGAGGTAAAGTGAGGTCACTATGGAGACAGTGAGGTCACTATGGAGACAGTGAGATCACTGTGGAGGCAGTGAGGTCACTGTGGAAGCAGTGAGGTCACTGTGGAGGCAGTGAGGTCACTGTGTGTCAGAAAGAGACCAGTTAGACAAAATAAAAATCACTGAGGCAGACTGAATTTGCTATGGCATATTATTGTATTCAaaaacaagcgctaaacccatatggctTATATACTACCAAACGATAGAGAAGAAGGCAGGTGAAGGAACAGGTAAATAACAGGAAAATATTAAGTGGTACGACTCCTGAGTTTCATCTAAGAAATAAAGAACTTGAGAATTAGATCATGGAACACAAGAAGTAGCTAGTATCAGGGTGAATAATGAATAATGAAATTTCTGAGAGGCCAAGTGGTCTCTGAGAAGTCAAGTTGTCACAAAGAGGTCAAGTGCTCACAGAGAAGCCAAATGGTCACAGAGAGGTCAAGTGCTCACAGAGAAGCCAAATGGTCACAGAGAGGTCAAGCTGTAACTGAGAGGTCAAATGGTAATTAAGAGTGTACACAGTAGGTCTTCCCAACTGtatcacacacctcccactaGAGAGGGTTACTGGCCTAGGCCTAGTTTCTAAAGCTCCCACCAGATGTCAGGCACTGAGGTAGACCCACGCTGTTTAACATCTCTCTCACTTCGCGCTCACCTGACCTACCATCAAGACCTATTCCCTTGACTGGTTCCCAGCTACCCTCTAACTGCGTCTGCCTGTGTACCCTTAATTTAAATAAATCCAGAACTACTCAATAGCACTTGTGTTCAGCCTATAAGCTACCCTGCTATACTGCTACACTACGAAAGGCAGTTAATTATAACAGTATTGAGAGAAGTGGATATTACATTTGTGATTTTTCTCTCCCACTGATTATCTTTCATaatatttttgtgttactctgccCTTCTGCAAGTGAATAATTTTTGCATTTCAAATTGCAATTGCCAGCACCTGCAACATTTTGCTTTGTGCTAAGTTTGCAAAAGAGAATTCACAACAATTTTGTCACTAGATTCTATTTCTTTGGACATACAATTTTGTTTTGTGAACTTTTTTCATATTGTTACTGTAATATTTCGCAATTGCTATTGTTGTAGCAATGTTATACATTTTCTGGGAAATCACCTGCATTAATCAGTGAAATTTTCTGTTGTGAACCCACTTGCATAAACTTATTTTAACAACGGTTTCCATAGTACATCATTATATTGGTTAACGTGTTCTTAAAATTCTTACATCGTACCAACAAGAGTGCCAATTACCATCATGTTATGTTGTTCTCTTTGACTCTGTGCCAAGTTTAGGGTAAACTGTGTACCATTTTCAGCTTTCTTAATATTTTTTCTTACCTTTTCTGATTTCTTATTCTTCGCACGACTCTGAGCCATGACTAACACATGTAGTGGTCGCAATACTTCGTCAGCTCTGACTGGCTCGACCAGTAATCCTTCACAGGATTTGTCCAATAGTACTTGAAGTGGAAAATGTTCTACGGAGAGCCAAATAGCAGCCCTCATAGCAACCAACTGCATGTGCTTCAAACGGTCGTTCTTGCCCATCCCTCATCTTCGTTGGTGGCTCTGACATGTTAGAGATGGGGCTAATATCTGTTGAAACTGCAGTAAGGGGTAAATATGATAACCCTTCAAACGAGCAATATATACATTTTGATATTGCCGCAGTAGATCAAGAAAGAGGTACTGTCAGTGCTTTTGTTCGTCTCAAGCGAGTTAGCAAGCTTGAGACAGGGCCTGGCCTCAAGGAGGAGTTCCACTGATACTTCCATCGGAGGAAGAAGAACCACTACTTTGATATCTTCACTAGTGTTTGGAATGAGAAACAGGTTTTGAATAAAGATCTCACCTGCAGCCCTGTGAACAAACTGCCCATAGGAAGATTTAAGCTTCAGTGCTGTCCTGATGTCCCAAGACCCCATCCAGTACTATGCAGAATAGGACGCCTTTCTCTCTCCCATATGACATGTCGGAGAGTTTTTGAGGATTGCTAAAATTATCTTTATTTGTGTTGGTGTAAGCCAATTACCAAGTTCCAAGGGTGTATTTAAAATTTTCTTTCTTGCACACCAGTGCTGTCGGGTCGGGACGACCCAACATGCGTGGCCGAGGTCTTCCCACCTGTTTGACACACCTCTCActagacccctcaagggaggttctatgatgctggtgaggggttcttgatctagggatttGGATCTTTGCTCCACTTCCCTTAATTAAGCCTGAATGAATTCCATCCCCCCTGACAAGCACtgcataatccctacgggtttagccctcCCCATGATAATAAGAATAATATTAAACCACTAGAGTGAATTACTAGCCTAGGCCTAGTTTCTAAAGTTCCCACCAGATGTCAGGGACTGAGGTAGACTCACGCTGTTTGACATCTCCCTCCGCACTCACCTGACCTACCATCAAGACCTACCTCCCCCCACCTCCTTGACTGGCTCCTGGGTGCCATCTAACTGTATCTGCCTGTGTAGCTCTTATTCAAATAAATCAAAATTTGTCAATAGCATTTGTGTTCAGCCTCCAAGCTACTCTGCTATGACAGACAGTTATAACAAGAAGTCAAGTGGTCACTGAGAGGTCAAGTAGTCACTGAGTGATCAAGTGGTCACTGAGAAATCAAGTGGTCACTGACAGATCAAGTGGTCACTGAGAGATCAAGTGGTCACTGAGAGATCAAGTAGTCACTGAGTGATCAAGTGGCCACTGAGAGATCAAGTGGTCTCTGAGAGATCAAGTGGTCTCTGAGAGATCAAGTGGTCTCTGAGAGGTCAAGTAGCCACTGAGTGATCAAGTGGTCACTGAGAGATTAAGTTGTCACTGAGAGATCAAGTGGTCACTGAGAGATCAAGTGGTCACTGAGAGGCCAATTAGTCACTGAGTGATCAAGTGGTCACTGAGAGGTCAAGTAGCCACTGAGTGATCAGGTggtcaatgagaaatcaagtggTCACTGAGAGATCAAGTGGTCACTGAGAGATCAAGTGGTCACTGAGAGATCAAGTAGTCACTGAGAGATCAAGTGGTCACTGAGAGATTAAGTTGTCACTGAGAGATCAAGTGGTCTCTGAGAGATCAAGTGGTCTCTGAGAGATCAAGTGGTCTCTGAGAGGTCAAGTAGCCACTGAGTGATCAAGTGGTCACTGAGAACTCAAGTAGTCACTGAGTGCTCAAGTAGTCACTGAGAGATCAAGTGGTCTCTGAGAGATCAAGTAGTCACTGAGAGATCAAGTGGTCACTGAGAGATCAAGTAGTCACTGTGAGGACAAGTTGTCACTGAGAGGTTAACTGGTAACTGAGAGTTAAAGTGGTCTTTGAGAGGCAAAGTAATCACTGAGAGACCAAGAAGTCACTGAGAGGCCAAGTGGTAACAGAGGTCAAGTGGTCACTGAGAGGTCAAGTGATGACTGAGAGGTCAagtagtcactgagaggtcaaATGGCCGCTGAGAGGCCAAGTGGTAACAGAGGCCAAGTGGTCAAAGAGAGAAGTCAAGTTTTACAGAGAGGTCATGTGGTCACAGAAAGGTTAAGTGGTAACAGAGAGATGAAGTGGTCACTGAGAGGTCAAGTGGTCACTGAGAGATCAAGTGGTCACTGAGAGATCAAGTGGCCACTGAGAGATCAAGTGGTCACTGAGAGGTCAAGTAGTCACTGAGAGATCAAGTGGTCACTGAGAGATCAAGTGGTCACTGAGAGATCAAGTGATCACTGAGAGTTCAATTGGTCACTTAGAGATCAAGTGGTCACTGAGAGATCAAGTAGTCTGAAGATAGTCACTGAGAGATCAAGTGGTCACTGAGAGATCAAGTGGTCACTGAGAGATCAAGTGATCACTGAGAGTTCAATTGGTCACTTAGAGATCAAGTGGTCACTGAGAGATCAAGTAGTCACTGAGAGATCACGTGGTCACTGAGAGGTCAAGTGGTCACTGAGAGATCAAGTGGTCACTGAGAGATCAAGTGGTCACTGAGAGATCAAGTGGTCACTGAGAGATCAAGTGGTCACTGAGAGATCAAGTGGTCACTGAGAGATCAAGTGGTCACTGAGAGATCAAGTGGTCACTGAGAGATCAAGTGGTCACTGAGAGATCAAGTGGTTACTAAGAGATCAAGTGGTCACTGAGAGATCAAGTGGTCACTGAGAGATCAAGTGGTCACTGAGAGATCACGTGGTCACTGAGAGATCAAGTGGTCACTGAGAGATCAAGTGGTTACTAAGAGATCAAGTGGTCACTGAGAGATCAAGTGGTTACTAAGAGATCAAGTGGTCACTGAGAGATCAAGTGGTCACTGAGAGATCACGTGGTCACTGAGATATCAAGTGGTCACTGAGAGATCAAGTGGTCACTGAGAGATCAAGTGGTCACTGAGAGATCAAGTGGTTACTAAGAGATCAAGTGGTCTCTGAGAGATCAAGTGGTCACTGAGAGATCAAGTGGTCACTGAGAGATCACGTGGTCACTGAGAGATCAAGTGGTCACTGAGAGATCAAGTGGTTACTAAGAGATCAAGTGGTCACTGAGAGATCAAGTGGTTACTAAGAGATCAAGTGGTCACTGAGAGATCAAGTGGTCACTGAGAGATCAAGTGGTCACTGAGAGATCAAGTGGTTACTAAGAGATCAAGTGGTCACTGAGAGATCAAGTGGTCACTGAGAGATCAAGTGGTCACTGAGAGATCACGTGGTCACTGAGAGATCAAGTGGTCACTGAGAGATCAAGTGGTTACTAAGAGATCAAGTGGTCACTGAGAGATCAAGTGGTTACTAAGAGATCAAGTGGTCACTGAGAGATCAAGTGGTCACTGAGAGATCACGTGGTCACTGAGATATCAAGTGGTCACTGAGAGATCAAGTGGTCACTGAGAGATCAAGTGGTCACTGAGAGATCAAGTGGTTACTAAGAGATCAAGTGGTCACTGAGAGATCAAGTGGTCACTGAGAGATCAAGTGGTCACTGAGAGAGCAAGTGGTCTCTAAGAGATCAAGTGGTCACTGAGAGATCAAGTAGTCACTGAGAGATCAAGTGGTCTCTGAGAGATCAAGTAGTCACTGAGAGATCAAGTGGTCACTGAGAGATCAAGTGGTCTCTGAGAGATCAAGTGATCACTGAGAGATCAAGTGGTCACTGAGAGATCAAGTGGTCTCTGAGAGATCAAGTAGTCACTGTGAGGACAAGTTGTCACTGAGAGATCAAGTGGTCACTGAGAGATCAAGTGGTCACTGAGAGAAGTGGTCACTGAGAGATCAAGTGGTTACTAAGAGATCAAGTGGCCACTGAGAGATCAAGTGGTTACTGAGAGATCAAGTGATCACTGAGAGATCAAGTGGTCACTGAGAGATAAAGTGGTCACTAAGAGATCAAGTAGTCACTGAGAGATTAAGTTGTCACTGAGATATCAAGTGATCACTGAGAGATCAAGTGGTCACTGAGAGATCAAGTGGTTACTAAGAGATCAAGTGGTTACTAAGAGATCAAGTGGTCACTGAGAGATCAAGTGGTTACTAAGAGATCAAGTGGTCACTGAGAGATCAAGTGGTTACTAAGAGATCAAGTGGTCACTGAGAGATCAAGTGGTCACTGAAAGATTAAGTGGTCACTGAGAGATCAAGTGGTCACTGAGAGATCAAGTGGTCACTGAGAGATCAAGTGGTTACTAAGAGATCAAGTGGTCACTGAGAGACATAGTAAAGTCATTGTGAGGTAAATTTATGCATAATTATCTTATATTAGTTTTAACAGTTTAATTACGATTGAAGACAAGTTTGAGAAGGTGatagaggtgagggaggagaggtggaggcACTAACCTGCAGCTTAGTATCTCTGAGAGCTTTGTGAGGTACAGTTAATGGCGCTGAGCCTCTGTAGCGGAATACCTCTGTCTGTGTGGCATCCGTGTAAACCAACCTGTAGCAATAAACATTATCATAAGACAAATGGGTCAACAGGTAACAGTGATAGCATGTTACTAGTGTGCTTCTCGCATCTGCTCTACCTGCATGGAACAAGTGAGCCAAATTAGTAACCGAGATCTTAGTGAAAAAAACTGTCTTCATCGCTGAATGACTCAGACAAAAAAGTCCTACCTTCTTTATAGGTAATATTTTCTGGGCTTTATCATGAACTTGTTAaagtacttgataaagcccaggCTTGGGAGAAACGTTATATTAAGAGGAACTTTAGCTACCAATGTCTTTATTACCACTTGTCAGTTGTTGCCGTTGTCCACCCATCTACCTTCTTCTCAAAGCTCTGCACAGTGGGTTCCATGTTTGTTTCCACCAACAACTCTTTGAACAAAAATATAAGATGGCAATAGGGAGGCCTCTTTCCTCAGCAACGTGTATCGGTTATTCTCTGAGACAGTATTTTTGCATAACTTACTGCCTGTTTGTCtgtttattcaggtataaacTGCTTAGCTTTTATCAAAGAAAAACTTTAAAACCTGTGGTGATGTATCTGTCACATTCTTCAGTACTAAACTTTAGCAGCCATGAGAATGTGATTCATAAAGCAGTTTTAGGCTTGCAGTAAGTTTTTTCTTTCATCTTGGTCAAATTGCAAATTAAACTAACATATTTTTcttctgccagtgtgtgtgtgtgtgtgtgtgtgtgtgtgtgtgtgtgtgtgtgtgtgtgtgtgtgtgtgtgtgtgtgtgtgtgtgtgtgtgtgtgtgtgtgtgcatgtgtgtgtgtgtgtgtgtgtgtgtgtgtgtgtgtgtgtgcgtgtgtgtgtgtgtgtgtgtgtgtgtgtgtgtgtgtgtgtgtgtgtgtgtgtgtgtgtgtgtgtgtgtgtgtgtgtgtgtgtgtgtgtgtgtgtgtgtgtgtttgtgtgtgtgtgtgtgtaagtgtgtgtaagtgtgtatgtgtgtgtgtgtgtttttttgtgtgtgtgtttgtgtgtttgtgtgtgtgtgtgtgtgtgtttgtgtgtgtgtgtgtgtatgtatgtgtgtgtaagtgtgtgtgtgtgtactcacctatatgtattcACCCatacgtggttgcaggggtcgagtcataactcccggcctccgcctcttcactggtcgttactaagtCACTCTTTCCCtgttccatgagttttatcatacctcttcttaaagctatttatggaacttgcctccactacttcaatcTGCAAATTATTTCGCTTctaacaactctaaggctaaagaaatacttcctaatatccctatgactcatctaggttttcaacttccaactgtggccacTTGTACCTGTATCCCATCTAtgaaacattcgagccctgtccaccttgtcaattcctctcagtattttatacgtcgttatgattcccccccccctatccctcctattgCCTAATattatcaggttgagttccctcgTAAGACATCTtactgcaaacttttgcactttctctgctTTCTTGAGGTatttagctaggtgtgggttccatactggtgccacatactccagtatgggcctgacgtacacggtgtacagtgtcgtgaatgcctccttactcagatgtcaaAATGCTATTCACAGGTTTGcgaagcgcccatatgctgc includes:
- the LOC128703656 gene encoding methyl farnesoate epoxidase, with the protein product MRKMQQELDSVVGNVRLPSMNDRTKLVYTDATQTEVFRYRGSAPLTVPHKALRDTKLQGFRIQAGTVVLNNLYSVHMDPGYWGDPETFRPERFINHDGSFRKDERVIPFGKGRRSCLGESLARMTTFLLFSSLMQHFTFSLDPAIPVTNTDGKMGFTLSPPEFKVFAQARL